One part of the Candidatus Eisenbacteria bacterium genome encodes these proteins:
- the aroC gene encoding chorismate synthase → MGSQIGRMFRVMTWGESHGPALGCVIDGCPAGLPLSERDIQTALDRRRPGQSRLTTQRREKDRVQILSGVFNKKTLGSPISLLIQNEDHRSSDYKELKDIYRPSHADYTYELKYGIRDWRGGGRASARETAGRVAAGAVAERLLRQVTQCRILAYVQAVQNIRAERIPARLTRAVIDRTPVRCPDRAAARQMIKLIDDAKMEGDSVGGIIELRVSNPPAGLGEPVFGKLEAELAKAMLSLPAVKGFEIGAGFAGTLLKGSEHNDPFTAKDGLIRTEKNDSGGVQGGISNGEEIVLRVAFKPTATIQKRQKTVDRQGRTRQISPGGRHDPCVLPRAVPLVEAMAALVLADLWLIHRGGSRI, encoded by the coding sequence ATGGGAAGCCAAATCGGCCGAATGTTCCGGGTCATGACATGGGGTGAGTCGCACGGACCGGCGTTGGGGTGTGTCATCGATGGATGTCCGGCCGGGTTGCCCTTGTCCGAGCGGGATATTCAAACAGCGTTGGATCGCAGGCGTCCCGGGCAAAGCCGTCTCACGACACAACGGCGGGAAAAGGATCGCGTTCAGATACTATCAGGTGTCTTTAACAAAAAAACACTCGGTTCGCCGATCAGCCTTCTTATACAAAATGAAGATCACCGGTCAAGTGATTACAAGGAGCTGAAAGACATCTACCGCCCATCCCATGCCGATTACACCTATGAATTGAAATATGGGATCCGGGATTGGCGGGGCGGGGGGCGTGCTTCGGCGCGTGAGACCGCCGGGCGGGTCGCCGCCGGAGCCGTCGCTGAGAGATTGCTGCGGCAAGTGACGCAATGCCGGATACTTGCCTACGTTCAGGCCGTGCAGAATATACGTGCGGAGAGGATCCCGGCGAGGCTGACCCGGGCTGTGATCGACCGGACGCCGGTGCGTTGTCCCGATCGGGCAGCCGCACGCCAAATGATCAAGCTGATTGATGATGCGAAAATGGAAGGCGATTCAGTGGGCGGAATCATCGAACTCCGAGTATCGAACCCGCCGGCCGGGCTGGGAGAACCTGTTTTCGGGAAACTGGAGGCGGAGCTGGCCAAGGCGATGCTGAGTCTGCCCGCGGTGAAGGGATTTGAAATCGGCGCCGGTTTCGCTGGGACCCTTTTAAAGGGATCCGAGCATAATGATCCCTTCACGGCGAAAGATGGATTGATTCGAACGGAAAAGAATGACTCAGGTGGGGTCCAGGGAGGGATTTCAAACGGCGAGGAAATCGTGCTTCGGGTGGCTTTTAAGCCGACGGCGACGATACAGAAAAGGCAGAAGACTGTTGATCGACAGGGGCGTACCCGGCAAATAAGCCCGGGAGGGCGCCACGATCCCTGTGTCCTTCCCAGGGCCGTTCCCCTTGTTGAAGCGATGGCCGCCCTCGTTCTGGCGGATCTATGGCTGATCCATAGGGGTGGAAGTCGGATCTAA
- a CDS encoding matrixin family metalloprotease: MRRILCLGFLGILLASLTGTAWGYALFDPPMRVGDPDLPFVYTIHYDIDEPSIRDDHEFELIKQCFRNWGCTPGADLPFVEGPHSPICGIASNGVKTVSVQDCNNLCGSGVLGVTYRLRTAPSEGFWTTGTDTLFSALVESDFVYCRNFNWDDPAEDWHPCPGNRYDFEGVGTHEIGHMLGLDHSAYAAATMFYAIAPCDSTKSSLHFDDQRATRVLYREGRIYLGTGDHDNFNGSLTVTNCGNFGFTGSGGWNGQSGQWGSGFVYPSGGANTIFEASMAFGSTNGPVSDNFRSDVNPEDDDFIQTFPIQLRDLSGGEQTGFGIWDDSKNDETPYGVSTVFRSYSYPTNPDDDYVILMYWLVNESGSTISNFRAGIFVDFDLANYATNNVDYDADLGLGYVHDPSTTTEVGLAVLNPEGVSTFRAIHATTETYSDADKTAWLQSGLTQTSMASSDIAVLIATGTFTIAPGDSALAAFALVGGDGHTDIRANVAAAQVKYATLTKDPLISDVGNTSPTSRIDLAQNRPNPFGPSTQISFALQNRAGVSLIVTDPSGRLVRTLHSGDLDKGRHTFMWDGRDNRGNPVSTGMYFYSLKTPEGVQSRKMMLLK, from the coding sequence ATGCGACGTATTCTATGTCTTGGATTCCTCGGCATCCTCCTGGCTTCATTGACCGGGACAGCTTGGGGATATGCCTTATTCGATCCACCGATGAGGGTCGGTGATCCTGATCTTCCTTTCGTCTATACAATTCACTATGATATAGATGAACCCTCCATTCGGGATGATCACGAGTTCGAGCTGATAAAGCAGTGCTTCAGAAATTGGGGATGTACGCCGGGCGCCGATCTTCCTTTCGTTGAGGGCCCACATTCTCCCATCTGCGGTATCGCCAGCAATGGGGTCAAGACCGTTTCGGTTCAAGATTGCAATAACCTCTGCGGCAGCGGCGTTTTGGGGGTCACCTATAGGCTCCGGACGGCGCCGAGTGAGGGATTTTGGACAACGGGCACAGACACGCTCTTTTCAGCCCTCGTTGAGAGTGATTTTGTCTATTGCCGAAATTTCAATTGGGACGATCCGGCAGAGGATTGGCATCCCTGTCCAGGCAATAGGTACGATTTTGAGGGCGTCGGCACTCATGAGATCGGACATATGCTGGGTTTGGATCATTCAGCCTACGCAGCGGCCACAATGTTTTACGCCATCGCCCCTTGCGACAGCACCAAGAGTAGTCTGCACTTCGATGACCAAAGGGCGACCCGCGTTCTCTATAGAGAGGGTCGCATCTATTTGGGAACCGGGGATCATGACAACTTCAACGGGAGCTTGACGGTCACGAACTGTGGAAATTTTGGATTTACCGGATCAGGTGGCTGGAACGGCCAGTCCGGGCAATGGGGAAGCGGTTTTGTCTACCCTTCCGGTGGGGCCAACACGATTTTTGAGGCTTCGATGGCCTTTGGTTCAACAAACGGTCCTGTCTCCGATAATTTCCGTTCCGATGTCAACCCGGAAGATGATGATTTCATCCAGACATTTCCGATTCAGCTTCGTGATCTATCCGGTGGTGAGCAGACCGGTTTCGGTATATGGGATGATTCCAAGAACGATGAAACGCCTTATGGAGTCTCAACGGTTTTCAGGAGTTACTCCTATCCTACGAATCCGGATGATGACTATGTCATTCTCATGTACTGGTTGGTGAACGAGAGCGGCTCGACCATCTCCAATTTCCGGGCCGGGATCTTTGTAGATTTCGATTTGGCCAACTATGCGACCAACAATGTCGACTACGATGCTGATCTGGGATTGGGTTATGTCCATGACCCCTCAACAACCACCGAGGTCGGCTTGGCGGTACTGAATCCGGAAGGCGTTTCAACATTCCGCGCTATCCACGCGACCACCGAAACCTATTCGGATGCGGATAAGACGGCATGGCTGCAATCTGGTCTTACGCAAACCAGCATGGCGTCATCGGATATTGCGGTCTTGATCGCCACCGGCACGTTCACGATTGCCCCGGGAGATTCCGCCCTGGCGGCCTTTGCGCTCGTGGGTGGCGACGGCCATACCGATATCAGAGCCAATGTGGCCGCTGCTCAGGTGAAATACGCGACACTGACGAAGGATCCCCTCATCTCCGATGTTGGGAACACCTCCCCCACGTCCCGTATCGATCTGGCGCAGAACCGGCCGAATCCCTTCGGTCCCAGCACCCAGATCTCCTTCGCCTTGCAGAATCGCGCCGGTGTGTCCCTCATCGTGACCGATCCTTCCGGTCGTTTGGTTCGGACACTCCACTCTGGTGATTTGGATAAGGGGCGTCACACCTTCATGTGGGACGGCCGGGATAATCGCGGCAATCCGGTATCTACAGGAATGTACTTCTACAGCCTGAAGACCCCGGAGGGAGTGCAGAGCCGCAAGATGATGCTGCTGAAATAA